Proteins from one Hydrogenophaga sp. SL48 genomic window:
- a CDS encoding organic hydroperoxide resistance protein, which yields MASLDKVLYTARTHTTGGRDGASKSDDGRLAVTHTPPGAPGTGTNPEQLFAAGYSACFIGAIKAVAGKMKLAVPADVAVDAEVDLGPVGQAYGIAARLTVHLPGMDRTQAQSLVDAAHQVCPYSNATRGNIDVTITLA from the coding sequence ATGGCATCCCTCGACAAAGTCCTCTACACCGCCCGCACCCACACCACCGGGGGCCGCGACGGCGCGTCCAAGTCCGACGACGGCCGCCTGGCCGTGACCCACACGCCCCCCGGCGCGCCCGGCACCGGCACCAACCCCGAGCAGCTGTTCGCCGCCGGTTATTCCGCCTGTTTCATCGGCGCCATCAAGGCCGTGGCCGGCAAGATGAAGCTGGCCGTGCCCGCCGACGTGGCGGTGGACGCCGAGGTGGACCTGGGCCCCGTGGGCCAGGCCTACGGCATCGCCGCGCGCCTGACGGTGCACCTGCCCGGCATGGACCGCACCCAGGCCCAGTCGCTGGTGGACGCTGCCCACCAGGTCTGCCCCTACTCCAACGCCACGCGCGGCAACATCGACGTGACGATCACGCTCGCCTGA
- a CDS encoding 2OG-Fe(II) oxygenase, producing the protein MELKDLANRFVFDDPRYAQLALEGEAQYKLGTPFNHMAFDNFLPPDIAEAMWQEFPKAQEIQWHNYNRPAERKLVCVDETKFGPVTRQMLYQFNSAPFLRFLEKVTGIDNMIADPSMRGGGLHQTPRGGLLKLHADFNKHDANFLDRRINVIFYMNKDWKEEYGGSLELWDREVTYCGAKILPVFNRLAIFSPTSNTFHGHPDPLTCPEGDSRKSLALFYYTNGRPEAEVNGAHTTIFAERPNEKIGGLRWKISQDYTPPILFRAMRRFRERHLANTIQKRG; encoded by the coding sequence GTGGAACTGAAAGATCTGGCCAACCGGTTTGTGTTCGATGACCCGCGCTACGCGCAACTCGCCCTGGAGGGTGAGGCCCAGTACAAGCTGGGCACCCCTTTCAACCACATGGCGTTCGACAACTTCCTGCCGCCGGACATCGCCGAGGCGATGTGGCAGGAGTTTCCCAAGGCGCAGGAGATTCAGTGGCACAACTACAACCGGCCTGCCGAGCGCAAGCTGGTGTGCGTGGACGAAACCAAGTTCGGGCCGGTCACCCGGCAGATGCTGTACCAGTTCAATTCCGCCCCGTTCCTTCGCTTCCTGGAGAAGGTCACCGGCATCGACAACATGATCGCCGACCCGAGCATGCGCGGGGGCGGTCTGCACCAGACACCGCGCGGTGGCCTGCTGAAGTTGCACGCAGACTTCAACAAACACGATGCCAACTTCCTGGACCGCCGCATCAACGTCATCTTCTACATGAACAAGGACTGGAAGGAAGAGTACGGCGGCAGCCTGGAGCTGTGGGACCGCGAGGTCACCTACTGCGGCGCCAAGATCCTGCCCGTCTTCAACCGCCTGGCCATCTTCTCGCCGACCAGCAACACCTTCCACGGCCACCCCGATCCGCTCACCTGCCCCGAGGGTGACTCCCGCAAGTCGCTGGCCTTGTTCTATTACACCAACGGGCGACCCGAGGCCGAGGTCAACGGGGCACACACGACGATCTTCGCCGAGCGTCCCAACGAAAAGATCGGGGGCCTGCGCTGGAAGATTTCGCAGGACTACACACCGCCCATCCTGTTCCGCGCGATGCGCCGCTTCCGCGAGCGCCACCTGGCCAACACGATCCAGAAACGCGGATAG
- a CDS encoding lysylphosphatidylglycerol synthase domain-containing protein → MKHAKTLFKWLMYAAVLVSFAYFLLAFKKHVEQLPPIAFNPKTVAVAILSICSVVLTHFFGTHVWRLLMSDQGHRVPTRLAVQVFFISQLGKYLPGNVGQFLGRGVLAKSTGIPVGVAVGTAVFEGIWNLIISLSLALLSTWVLWDLNTVQAVSPGFTAQAAWLLPLALVLPWLGIKVLNTVLPKLSMKIGGGQLLRLPRLRTSLLVSLLILVNFMILGYVLKLQAEVFFARPDVDWFSITLLFSSAWVVGYVVPGAPGGLGVREAMMVVLLSPLTGGAVATGLAVSMRLTTLLGDGLTVLVGVLGRHLQSRKSQELPG, encoded by the coding sequence ATGAAGCACGCCAAGACCCTGTTCAAGTGGCTGATGTACGCAGCCGTCCTGGTCTCCTTCGCCTATTTCCTGCTGGCGTTCAAGAAGCACGTCGAACAGCTGCCACCGATCGCCTTCAATCCCAAGACCGTGGCGGTGGCCATCCTGAGCATCTGCAGCGTGGTGCTCACCCACTTCTTCGGCACCCACGTCTGGCGGTTGCTGATGTCCGACCAGGGGCACCGCGTGCCCACGCGGCTCGCGGTCCAGGTGTTTTTCATCTCCCAGCTGGGCAAGTACCTGCCGGGCAACGTCGGGCAGTTCCTGGGGCGCGGCGTGCTGGCGAAATCCACCGGCATTCCCGTCGGCGTGGCGGTGGGCACGGCGGTGTTCGAGGGCATCTGGAACCTGATCATCAGCCTGTCGCTGGCCTTGTTGTCCACCTGGGTGCTCTGGGACCTGAACACGGTGCAGGCGGTCAGCCCGGGCTTCACCGCGCAGGCGGCCTGGCTGCTGCCGCTGGCGCTGGTGCTGCCCTGGCTGGGCATCAAGGTGCTCAACACCGTGCTGCCCAAGCTCAGCATGAAGATCGGTGGCGGCCAGCTGCTGCGCCTGCCGCGTCTGCGGACATCGTTACTTGTGTCCCTGTTGATCCTGGTCAATTTCATGATCCTGGGGTACGTGCTGAAATTGCAGGCTGAAGTGTTTTTCGCGCGTCCTGATGTCGATTGGTTCAGCATCACCCTGCTGTTCAGCAGTGCCTGGGTGGTCGGTTATGTGGTGCCGGGTGCACCCGGTGGCCTGGGTGTCCGTGAGGCCATGATGGTGGTGTTGTTGTCTCCGCTCACCGGCGGTGCGGTGGCGACCGGGCTGGCCGTCAGCATGCGTCTCACCACGCTGCTGGGGGATGGGCTCACCGTGCTGGTGGGCGTGCTGGGGCGTCACCTGCAGTCCCGCAAGTCGCAGGAGCTGCCGGGCTGA
- a CDS encoding response regulator: MTPTKILYVDDEPIALKYFERLVGPLAPVLTANSVEEGRAVLSAHHADIAVLVCDQRMPGERGNELLRHARQHYPNIVRMLTTAYSELGEAIDAINTGEIYRYIAKPWELESLRTDLKNAMELAELRSERDGLVRDKLLAQQSRLLGSRLGSLLTIAAAVHETAHEAAVAGFARAALVVGGIEPAVDWNRWDHADLLQAEARRGAGIATHLRHRMQQWGARADDDQALTVLAQALGGAVRGGAVHLPDAAGLTALLAAPAGEAAPAPACAWFAWLLWCGSAAEVAAEPGGWRVSLTGPVALPPDWLADAMERLGRTA, from the coding sequence ATGACACCCACCAAAATCCTCTACGTTGACGATGAACCGATTGCATTGAAGTATTTCGAGCGCCTGGTGGGACCGCTGGCGCCCGTGCTCACGGCGAATTCGGTCGAAGAAGGCCGCGCGGTGCTCAGCGCGCACCACGCCGACATCGCGGTGCTGGTGTGTGACCAGCGCATGCCGGGTGAGCGCGGCAACGAGCTGCTGCGCCATGCGCGCCAGCATTACCCGAACATCGTGCGCATGCTGACCACCGCCTACTCCGAGCTGGGCGAGGCCATCGACGCCATCAACACCGGCGAGATTTACCGCTACATCGCCAAGCCCTGGGAGCTGGAGAGCCTGCGTACCGACCTCAAGAACGCCATGGAACTGGCCGAGCTGCGCAGCGAGCGCGACGGGCTCGTGCGCGACAAGCTGCTCGCGCAGCAGTCCCGCCTGCTGGGCAGCCGGCTGGGCTCGCTGCTGACGATCGCCGCCGCCGTGCACGAGACGGCCCATGAGGCCGCCGTGGCCGGTTTTGCCCGCGCGGCCCTGGTGGTGGGCGGGATCGAACCCGCGGTGGACTGGAACCGCTGGGACCACGCCGACCTGCTGCAGGCCGAAGCGCGGCGCGGCGCGGGCATCGCCACCCATCTGCGCCACCGGATGCAGCAGTGGGGCGCCCGCGCGGACGACGACCAGGCGCTGACGGTGCTGGCGCAGGCGCTGGGCGGCGCGGTCCGGGGCGGGGCCGTGCACCTGCCGGACGCGGCGGGTCTGACCGCGTTGCTGGCCGCGCCCGCGGGCGAGGCGGCACCGGCGCCGGCCTGCGCCTGGTTCGCGTGGCTGCTCTGGTGCGGGAGCGCCGCCGAGGTGGCGGCGGAGCCGGGCGGCTGGCGCGTGAGCCTCACCGGGCCCGTGGCTTTGCCGCCGGACTGGCTGGCCGACGCGATGGAGCGGCTCGGGCGCACCGCCTGA
- a CDS encoding hybrid sensor histidine kinase/response regulator: MMSDTPGAKPSALDAHAILLVDDEPMALKWFARQYGDEFVVLTAGGVAQALDLLAQRGHEVAVLLTDYSMPGQDGVALLSTARREHPHVSRLLVSACADKDVAMAAVNQGHVEAILEKPLDETITRQALRSALANSRERARDKALIERREATLRETLGFLAHEVTTPLATVSGYLTAMRDRHLDAIGCKPEVACIGQRRPGEVKAMLEAALRRSDYAQSLVSSFVQTARDAYHADSSASLRASDLVQAVLDEYPFEEGESVWLGCDLARDFTLPGRRDLLYLVICTLVKNALMALRAAPPGQPRVHLLLELGAPAPGLPPQSVIRVIDNGPGIAPEVLRRLTHEPVTTRATSGGSGMGLVFCQRVMTSMGGTIEVRSGPDGGTVVSLYFPPIQEHPDEEPT; encoded by the coding sequence ATGATGTCCGACACCCCGGGTGCAAAGCCCTCCGCGCTGGACGCCCACGCCATCCTGCTGGTCGATGACGAGCCCATGGCCCTCAAGTGGTTCGCGAGACAGTACGGCGACGAGTTTGTCGTGCTCACGGCCGGCGGGGTCGCGCAGGCGCTCGACCTGCTGGCACAACGTGGGCACGAGGTGGCGGTGCTGCTGACCGACTACAGCATGCCGGGCCAGGACGGCGTGGCGCTGCTGAGCACCGCACGGCGCGAACACCCCCACGTGTCGCGCCTCCTGGTGTCAGCTTGCGCCGACAAGGACGTGGCCATGGCCGCGGTCAACCAGGGGCATGTGGAGGCCATCCTGGAGAAGCCGCTGGACGAAACGATCACGCGCCAGGCCCTGCGCAGCGCGCTGGCCAACAGCCGCGAGCGGGCGCGCGACAAGGCGCTCATCGAGCGCCGCGAGGCCACCTTGCGCGAGACCCTGGGGTTTCTGGCCCACGAAGTGACGACACCGCTGGCGACCGTGAGCGGTTACCTCACCGCGATGCGCGACCGGCACCTGGATGCGATCGGTTGCAAGCCCGAGGTGGCCTGCATCGGCCAGCGCCGTCCGGGTGAAGTCAAGGCCATGCTGGAGGCCGCGCTGCGCCGGTCGGACTACGCCCAGTCGCTGGTGTCCTCGTTTGTGCAAACCGCCCGTGACGCCTACCATGCCGACAGTTCGGCCAGCTTGCGGGCCAGCGACCTGGTGCAGGCGGTGCTGGACGAGTACCCCTTCGAGGAGGGGGAGTCCGTGTGGCTCGGCTGCGATCTGGCGCGCGATTTCACGCTGCCGGGGCGGCGCGATCTGTTGTATCTCGTGATCTGCACGCTGGTGAAGAACGCGCTGATGGCCCTACGGGCTGCGCCACCCGGGCAGCCCCGCGTCCACCTGCTGCTCGAACTGGGGGCGCCCGCCCCGGGCCTACCCCCGCAATCGGTGATCCGGGTGATCGACAACGGCCCCGGGATCGCCCCCGAGGTGTTGCGGCGCCTGACCCACGAACCGGTGACCACCCGCGCGACCAGCGGCGGCAGCGGCATGGGCCTGGTGTTTTGCCAGCGGGTGATGACCTCGATGGGCGGCACGATCGAGGTCCGGTCGGGCCCGGATGGCGGCACCGTGGTCAGTCTGTACTTTCCCCCTATCCAAGAACACCCAGACGAGGAACCGACATGA
- a CDS encoding sensor histidine kinase — translation MTDASVQSLGAAVQDVRLAFSKTGCVTSAVLVLAGIGLDMAIYPEQATVFLLVRALVAVATLLILWVIQGEFGRRHVRMLTLLWLVLPQVMIAWMIAQTEGAASIYFVGLHLALYAVGMIVPISYLEGLAFGVFTCLIYAVACFWHAGGIVTTGQFVAHLLFTAFSAIICVGCTYFAELSRLRLFALREQVAEQNERLKETNRTLAEVKGQLLQREKMAAIGTLSAGLLHELNNPVNYSLMAINMGLMVPAAKTDPMLKESLDDALEGMTRVQNIVSDLKTFAYQKPGEDSQRPFLLENAVRSALRLAGYELKGIEVTVDLPQDTHVLGDEPAIIGVLINLLSNAAHALQAVQRLGAKIVVRVQQQGERLAVSVRDNGPGIDPAHIGRVFEPFFTTRDVGAGLGLGLSVSYGIVQRHGGTLAVDSVWGEWTEFTFDLPRPST, via the coding sequence ATGACCGACGCCTCCGTTCAGTCACTGGGTGCGGCGGTGCAGGACGTGCGGCTGGCGTTCAGCAAGACCGGCTGCGTCACCTCGGCCGTGCTGGTGCTGGCGGGCATCGGGCTGGACATGGCGATCTATCCCGAGCAGGCGACCGTGTTTCTGCTGGTGCGTGCGCTGGTGGCGGTGGCGACCCTGCTGATCCTCTGGGTCATCCAGGGCGAGTTCGGGCGGCGCCATGTGCGCATGCTGACCCTGCTGTGGCTGGTCCTGCCGCAGGTCATGATCGCCTGGATGATCGCCCAGACCGAAGGGGCGGCGTCCATCTACTTCGTGGGGCTTCATCTGGCGCTGTACGCCGTGGGCATGATCGTGCCCATCAGCTACCTCGAAGGGCTGGCGTTCGGGGTGTTCACCTGCCTCATCTATGCCGTGGCCTGCTTCTGGCACGCGGGCGGCATCGTCACCACGGGCCAGTTCGTCGCGCACCTGCTGTTCACGGCCTTCTCGGCCATCATCTGCGTGGGCTGCACCTACTTTGCCGAGTTGAGCCGCCTGCGCCTGTTTGCCCTCCGGGAGCAGGTGGCGGAGCAGAACGAGCGGTTGAAGGAAACCAACCGCACCCTGGCCGAAGTCAAGGGCCAGTTGCTGCAGCGCGAAAAGATGGCCGCCATCGGCACGCTCTCCGCCGGCCTGCTGCACGAGCTGAACAACCCGGTCAACTACAGCCTGATGGCGATCAACATGGGCCTGATGGTGCCCGCGGCCAAGACCGACCCCATGCTCAAGGAGAGCCTGGACGACGCGCTCGAAGGCATGACCCGGGTGCAGAACATCGTCTCCGACCTCAAGACCTTCGCCTACCAGAAACCCGGGGAAGACAGCCAGCGCCCGTTCCTGCTGGAGAACGCGGTGCGCTCGGCGCTGCGGCTCGCGGGCTACGAACTCAAGGGCATCGAGGTCACGGTGGACCTGCCACAGGACACCCACGTGCTGGGCGACGAGCCGGCCATCATCGGAGTGCTGATCAACCTGCTGAGCAACGCGGCGCACGCGTTGCAGGCGGTGCAGCGCCTGGGGGCGAAGATCGTGGTGCGCGTCCAGCAGCAGGGCGAGCGGCTGGCGGTTTCGGTGCGAGACAACGGGCCGGGCATCGATCCGGCCCACATCGGGCGGGTGTTCGAGCCGTTTTTCACCACCCGCGATGTCGGTGCCGGACTGGGCCTGGGGCTGAGCGTGAGCTACGGCATCGTGCAGCGCCACGGCGGAACCCTGGCCGTGGACAGCGTGTGGGGTGAATGGACCGAGTTCACCTTTGATCTGCCGAGGCCGTCCACATGA
- a CDS encoding class I SAM-dependent methyltransferase, translated as MQLQRPFDPVVTFRNSQGEVARGTLTSLQRRSLAMEVYNPYSIVQVSEVLTELNIRSGDRSIYKGKAVVVSLLNTGLMAVVSLALIDEWSDLSMARGDSGSVGQQAQRFVEDWFGRFKIKRGYLVAVSEIRAYLTEVSRWTDHADFSSALPRDADGRVSPAVFQEIASPVMAAAAGYFAALEAETQDVPEEDLATYRSFAQASLHPLLLRAPFVYRTFAKPLGYAGDYEMVNQILSDPQQGATTYFQMINALFLQSAVAQAHRNRIDILVDHLKQVSARARTLGRPVRILNIGCGPAVEVERFLLGGGDPDSVHFTLLDFSEVTLEHTRAKMLEVGRQLGKPVQFQLVNDSVHNLLKRATRADATEASEAYDFAYCAGLFDYLSDKVCSRLLEYLHARTLPGGQVLVTNVHASNSQRGVMEHVLEWYLIYRDEARLQGVLPSRRSDEKIFTDATGVNVFASFLVPALERVTA; from the coding sequence GTGCAACTCCAGCGTCCATTCGACCCCGTCGTCACTTTCCGCAACAGCCAGGGTGAGGTTGCACGCGGAACCCTGACGAGCCTGCAGCGGCGCTCGCTGGCGATGGAGGTCTACAACCCCTACTCCATCGTCCAGGTCAGCGAGGTGCTCACCGAGCTGAACATCCGCTCGGGCGACCGCAGCATCTACAAGGGCAAGGCGGTGGTGGTGAGCCTGCTCAACACCGGGCTGATGGCCGTGGTGTCGCTGGCCCTGATCGACGAGTGGTCCGATCTGAGCATGGCCCGGGGCGACTCGGGCAGTGTGGGCCAGCAGGCCCAGCGGTTCGTGGAGGACTGGTTCGGGCGCTTCAAGATCAAGCGGGGCTACCTGGTGGCGGTGAGCGAGATCCGCGCCTATCTCACGGAGGTGTCCCGGTGGACCGACCACGCCGATTTTTCCAGTGCCCTGCCGAGGGACGCTGACGGCCGCGTGTCGCCGGCGGTGTTCCAGGAAATCGCGTCGCCGGTGATGGCGGCGGCGGCCGGTTATTTCGCCGCGCTGGAGGCCGAAACCCAGGATGTGCCCGAGGAAGACCTGGCCACCTACCGCAGTTTCGCCCAGGCCTCCCTGCACCCCCTGCTGCTGCGCGCGCCTTTCGTGTACCGCACGTTTGCCAAGCCACTGGGCTATGCCGGTGACTACGAGATGGTGAACCAGATCCTGTCAGACCCCCAGCAAGGGGCCACCACCTACTTCCAGATGATCAACGCCTTGTTCCTGCAGTCCGCTGTGGCCCAGGCGCATCGCAACCGCATCGACATCCTGGTGGACCATTTGAAGCAAGTCAGCGCCCGGGCGCGGACCCTGGGCCGGCCGGTGCGCATCCTGAACATCGGTTGCGGGCCGGCGGTGGAGGTCGAGCGCTTCCTGCTGGGCGGCGGCGACCCGGACAGCGTGCACTTCACGCTGCTGGATTTCAGCGAAGTGACCCTGGAGCACACCCGCGCCAAGATGCTGGAGGTGGGGCGCCAGCTGGGCAAGCCGGTGCAGTTCCAGCTGGTCAACGACTCGGTGCACAACCTGCTCAAGCGGGCCACCCGGGCCGACGCCACGGAGGCGAGCGAGGCCTACGACTTTGCCTACTGCGCCGGTCTGTTCGACTACCTGTCGGACAAGGTCTGCAGCCGCCTGCTGGAGTACCTGCACGCCAGAACCCTGCCGGGCGGCCAGGTGCTGGTGACCAACGTGCACGCCAGCAACTCGCAGCGCGGGGTGATGGAGCATGTGCTGGAGTGGTACCTGATCTACCGCGATGAGGCCCGCCTTCAGGGGGTGCTTCCGAGCCGGCGCAGCGACGAGAAGATCTTCACCGACGCCACCGGCGTGAACGTGTTCGCGTCCTTCCTCGTCCCAGCGCTTGAGCGCGTCACGGCCTGA
- the htpG gene encoding molecular chaperone HtpG produces MSKQTLSFQAEVAQLLHLVTHSLYSNPEIFLRELVSNASDACDKLRFEGLNNAALFEDAPNLDVRVAFDKEAKTITITDNGIGMSQAEAVEHLGTIAKSGTKDFMSHLSGDQKKDAQLIGQFGVGFYSGFIVADKITVESRRAGLPAAEGVRWTSGGTGEFEVETIERAARGTTITLHLRDDAGEYLSHWKLKSLITKYSDHISLPILMQKEAWDAEKSEYVTQDEWEAANSANALWARSKKDISDEQYADFYKNISYDQEAPLAWSHNRVEGSTEYTQLLYIPAKAPMDLWNRDRKAGIKLYVRRVFIMDEAEALMPSYLRWVKGVVDSADLPLNVSRELLQESRDVKAIREGNTRRVLAMLEDLAKKDVAPKAEEGADGVTDVLSDDEKAAAEKDAGKYSAFYAEFGAVLKEGLGEDFANREKIARLLRFASTTSDAVSVSLADYKARMKEGQAAIYYITADSIAAAKNSPQLEVFKKKGIEVLLMADRVDEWAVSHLHDFDGTPLQSVAKGAVDLGTLQDEEEKKAAEAAAESFKPMLDKLKEALKDKAQDVRVTTRLVDSAACLVVGEGDLSNQLARMLKAAGQQAPASKPILEVNAEHPLVKKLEGSAHFDDLAHILFDQALLAEGGLPENPAEYVKRVNALLV; encoded by the coding sequence ATGAGCAAACAAACCCTGTCTTTCCAGGCCGAGGTGGCGCAGCTGCTGCACCTCGTCACCCATTCGCTGTATTCCAACCCCGAGATCTTCCTGCGCGAGCTGGTGTCCAACGCGTCTGACGCCTGCGACAAGCTGCGCTTTGAAGGCCTGAACAACGCCGCGCTGTTCGAAGACGCGCCCAACCTCGACGTGCGCGTGGCTTTCGACAAGGAAGCGAAGACCATCACCATCACCGACAACGGCATCGGCATGAGCCAGGCCGAAGCGGTGGAGCACCTGGGCACCATCGCCAAGAGCGGCACCAAGGACTTCATGAGCCACCTGAGCGGTGACCAGAAGAAGGACGCGCAGCTGATCGGCCAGTTCGGCGTGGGCTTCTATTCGGGCTTCATCGTGGCCGACAAGATCACGGTCGAGTCGCGCCGCGCCGGCCTGCCGGCGGCCGAGGGCGTGCGCTGGACCAGCGGCGGCACGGGCGAGTTCGAGGTGGAGACCATCGAGCGCGCCGCGCGCGGCACCACCATCACCCTGCACCTGCGCGACGACGCGGGCGAGTACCTGAGCCACTGGAAGCTCAAGTCGCTCATCACCAAGTACTCCGACCACATCAGCCTGCCGATCCTGATGCAGAAGGAAGCGTGGGACGCCGAGAAGAGCGAGTACGTGACGCAGGACGAGTGGGAAGCCGCCAACTCGGCCAACGCGCTGTGGGCGCGCAGCAAGAAGGACATTTCCGACGAGCAGTACGCCGATTTCTACAAGAACATCAGCTACGACCAGGAGGCCCCGCTGGCCTGGAGCCACAACCGGGTGGAAGGCAGCACCGAGTACACGCAGCTGCTCTACATCCCGGCCAAGGCGCCGATGGACCTGTGGAACCGCGACCGCAAGGCCGGCATCAAGCTCTACGTGCGCCGCGTGTTCATCATGGACGAGGCCGAGGCGCTGATGCCCTCGTACCTGCGCTGGGTCAAGGGCGTGGTCGATTCGGCCGATCTGCCGCTCAACGTGAGCCGCGAGCTGCTGCAGGAAAGCCGCGACGTGAAGGCGATCCGCGAAGGCAACACGCGCCGCGTGCTGGCCATGCTGGAAGACCTGGCGAAGAAGGACGTGGCGCCGAAGGCCGAAGAGGGCGCGGACGGCGTGACCGACGTGCTGAGCGACGACGAGAAGGCCGCGGCCGAGAAGGACGCCGGCAAGTACTCGGCCTTCTACGCCGAGTTCGGCGCCGTGTTGAAAGAAGGCCTGGGCGAAGATTTCGCCAACCGCGAGAAGATCGCCAGGCTGCTGCGCTTTGCCTCCACCACCAGCGACGCGGTGAGCGTGAGCCTGGCGGACTACAAGGCGCGCATGAAGGAAGGCCAGGCCGCGATCTACTACATCACGGCCGACAGCATCGCCGCCGCCAAGAACAGCCCCCAGCTCGAAGTGTTCAAGAAGAAGGGCATCGAGGTGCTGCTGATGGCCGACCGCGTGGACGAGTGGGCGGTGTCGCACCTGCACGACTTCGACGGCACGCCGCTGCAGAGCGTGGCCAAGGGCGCGGTGGATCTGGGCACCTTGCAGGACGAAGAAGAGAAGAAGGCCGCCGAAGCCGCCGCCGAGAGCTTCAAGCCCATGCTCGACAAGCTCAAGGAGGCGCTCAAGGACAAGGCGCAGGACGTGCGCGTGACCACGCGCCTGGTCGATTCCGCGGCCTGCCTGGTGGTGGGCGAGGGTGACCTCTCCAACCAGCTGGCTCGCATGCTCAAGGCCGCCGGCCAGCAGGCGCCGGCCAGCAAGCCCATCCTGGAGGTGAACGCCGAGCACCCGCTGGTGAAGAAGCTGGAGGGCAGCGCCCACTTCGACGACCTGGCCCACATCCTGTTTGACCAGGCCCTGCTGGCCGAAGGCGGCCTGCCGGAAAACCCTGCCGAGTATGTCAAGCGGGTGAATGCCCTGCTGGTGTGA
- a CDS encoding LysR family transcriptional regulator encodes MSESFRGVEEFVAAVEAGSFAQAAQRLHITRSAVAKSISVMESRLGVRLFHRTTRSQSLTDEGAACYERCRRALQELEAARQEIDAGRLVPTGRVRVSLPDVVGRRCVVPLLLELAQQHPELVLEVSLNDRRVDLVEDGVDVALRSGELPDSAVLSARSVGHQWMGLYAAPAYLATRGRPAGLADLRAQCPAHRFIAYGRDGAAKLWQFGQGERAEDTLPIPAPALVFDSLEAMCAAGVAGLGLVRLPKWLVAPDVASGQLLQVFDEPEPFGFPMHLLWPHSRRLPLKTRVVLDLLGERLPRLLAAS; translated from the coding sequence ATGAGCGAAAGTTTCAGGGGCGTGGAAGAGTTCGTGGCGGCGGTGGAGGCCGGCAGCTTTGCGCAAGCGGCGCAGCGCCTGCACATCACCCGCTCGGCGGTGGCCAAGAGCATTTCGGTGATGGAGTCGCGCCTGGGTGTGCGGCTGTTCCACCGCACCACCCGCAGCCAGAGCCTGACCGACGAGGGTGCTGCCTGTTACGAACGCTGCCGCCGCGCACTGCAGGAACTGGAGGCCGCGCGGCAGGAGATCGATGCGGGCCGGCTGGTGCCCACCGGGCGCGTGCGCGTGTCGTTGCCCGACGTGGTGGGGCGCCGGTGTGTGGTGCCCTTGCTGCTGGAGCTGGCGCAGCAGCACCCCGAGCTGGTGCTGGAGGTGTCGCTGAACGACCGGCGTGTGGACTTGGTGGAAGACGGGGTGGACGTGGCGTTGCGCAGTGGCGAGCTGCCCGACAGCGCGGTGCTGTCGGCCCGGTCCGTCGGACACCAGTGGATGGGGTTGTATGCCGCGCCGGCCTACCTGGCCACCCGAGGCAGGCCCGCAGGCCTGGCCGACCTGCGCGCGCAATGCCCTGCGCACCGCTTCATCGCCTATGGTCGCGACGGGGCCGCCAAGCTGTGGCAGTTCGGCCAAGGCGAACGGGCTGAAGACACGCTGCCCATTCCCGCGCCGGCGTTGGTGTTCGACAGCCTCGAGGCCATGTGCGCCGCGGGCGTGGCGGGGCTGGGGCTGGTGCGTCTGCCGAAATGGCTGGTGGCGCCGGACGTGGCCTCGGGGCAATTGCTGCAGGTGTTTGACGAGCCGGAGCCGTTCGGCTTCCCCATGCACCTGCTGTGGCCGCACAGCCGGCGCCTGCCCTTGAAGACCCGGGTGGTGCTGGACCTGCTCGGGGAAAGGCTGCCCAGGCTGCTGGCCGCCTCTTGA